One Malania oleifera isolate guangnan ecotype guangnan chromosome 10, ASM2987363v1, whole genome shotgun sequence genomic region harbors:
- the LOC131166672 gene encoding 3-methyl-2-oxobutanoate hydroxymethyltransferase 1, mitochondrial-like, translated as MVIYSTLSSNASRMIRRASLLNHLRCISNVPQNTVYGGPKLQNPSQRVTLTHLRQMYRRGQPIAVVTAYDNPSAVHLDTAGIHICVVGDSAAMVVHGHDTTLPITLDEMLVHCRAVARGTNNPLLVGDLPFGTYESSSQQAVDTAVRILKEGGLDAIKLEGGSPSRITAAKAIFDAGVAVMGHVGLTAQAISVLGGFRPQGKNVASAVKVSLSFQIETALALQEAGCFSVVLECVPPAVAAAVTSAIQIPTIGIGAGPFCSGQALVYHDLVGMLQHPHHAKVTPKFCKQFGHVGDVINKALLEFKEEVMNGSFPGHAYSPYKISAADVDSFSNELQKLGLDKAASAAAAAAEKIETAKSPDDGNPKTN; from the exons ATGGTCATCTACTCCACCCTCTCATCAAACGCTTCTCGCATGATCCGACGCGCCTCACTCCTGAACCACCTCAGGTGCATAAGCAATGTCCCTCAAAACACTGTCTACGGTGGACCCAAGCTCCAGAACCCATCTCAGCGAGTGACCCTCACCCACCTCAGGCAGATGTACCGCAGGGGCCAGCCCATCGCCGTCGTCACCGCCTACGACAACCCCTCCGCGGTCCACCTCGACACCGCCGGCATCCACATCTGCGTCGTCGGAGACTCCGCCGCGATGGTCGTCCACGGCCACGACACCACTCTCCCCATTACCCTCGACGAGATGCTCGTTCATTGCCGCGCCGTCGCCCGCGGCACCAATAACCCCCTCCTCGTCGGCGATCTTCCGTTCGGCACCTACGAGTCAAGCTCTCAGCAG GCAGTTGATACTGCGGTTAGGATTCTGAAGGAAGGAGGATTGGACGCAATAAAATTGGAAGGAGGTTCGCCTTCAAGAATCACGGCAGCAAAAGCTATTTTTGATGCTGGTGTTGCAGTCATGGGGCATGTGGGACTTACTGCTCAGGCTATTAGTGTTCTTGGGGGATTTAGACCTCAGGGGAAAAATGTTGCTAGTGCTGTCaaggtctctctctctttccagATAGAG ACTGCACTAGCATTGCAGGAAGCTGGGTGTTTCTCTGTTGTACTGGAATGTGTGCCGCCAGCTGTGGCTGCTGCTGTGACTTCTGCTATTCAAATCCCCACCATTGGCATCGGAGCTGGGCCTTTCTGCAGTGGACAG GCGCTGGTTTACCACGACCTAGTGGGAATGCTCCAACATCCGCATCACGCCAAG GTTACACCAAAGTTCTGCAAACAATTTGGACATGTCGGAGACGTCATCAACAAAGCTCTTCTGGAGTTCAAGGAAGAAGTGATGAATGGTTCATTCCCTGGCCATGCATACAGCCCATACAAAATCAGTGCAGCCGATGTTGACAGTTTCTCGAATGAGTTACAAAAGTTGGGTTTGGACAAAGCAGCATCTGCAGCTGCTGCAGCGGCTGAGAAGATTGAGACAGCCAAATCGCCTGATGATGGAAATCCCAAAACTAACTGA